The sequence below is a genomic window from Rhodococcus sp. 4CII.
CCTTCGCCACCAGCTCGTCGTCGGCGGTGCCGGAGAGCAGTCGCGGGGCCCGGTCGGCGGCGAAGGCTTCCGCGCCCTCCCGTTCGAGCGTCGCGGCCCGGGAACGCATCCGGTCGGCGGCGTCGCCGTCTGCTCCCGAGCCGACGGTGGAACTGCCGAGCACCAGACTCCGCACGAGGCCGGGATGGCGCATCGCGAGACGGGTGGCGATCACGCCGCCCCACGACATGCCCAGGACGTGGGCGCCGGCGTCACCGCAGCGGTCGCGGATGACGTCCGCCGCGGCGTCGGCGTAGTCGTCGAGGTCGAACGGACGTCCGGGGTCTTCGCTGCGGCCGTAACCGGGGGCGTCCCAGGCCAGCAATCGCAGCGACGACGGCAGTTCGTCGAACTGCGGCGCGAAACTGTCGGCGCTGCCACCGATCCCGTGCAGCATGAGCAGCGCGGGGCCGGAACCGGATTCGACGACGTACGTCACGACGCCCGCCCGAGATCGAACCGCTCAAACGCGCCGGGGTCGGGGACGCCGGCCATGTGGTCGCGGACCTGCTTGGACGGCGGACCCGCGGTGCCCCACAGGTCGGACAGTTCCGGCACCCGGCGCCACACCTTGCACAGCCACCGGTCCTCGTCGACCTGCGCGATGCCGGACGTGTACTCGCACACCAGCCCCGCCGGGTCGGCGAAGTAGGAGAAGGTGTTGTCGCCGGGGCCGTGCTTGCCCGGACCCCACAACGGTGTCGTGCCGTGGTGGCGGAGCCGGCCGATGCCGCGCATGAAGTGGTCGACCGTGGGCATCTCGTAGGCGACGTGATTGACGGACGTCCACTCGGCCTGGTTGAACGCGATGCTGTGATGGTCGGTGTTGCAGCGCAGGAACGCCATCTGGTGCTCGGACCAGTCGGAGACCCGCATGCCCAGGACGTCGCAGTAGAACTGCACCGCGGCGTCGATGTCGACCGTGTTGAGGACGACGTGCGTGACGCCGACGGGCACGGCGTCGTCGCGGCCGAGTTTCGGGACGGCGAGCGCATCGGCGAGCAGTTCGACGATGCGGCCCTCCGGATCGACGAGGCTGACGCCGTAGCCGCCGCCGAGGTCGTCGACCGGCCCAGGGCCGCTGACGATCGGGACGCCGCGGAGTTCGAGCCGGCGGGCCGCCTCGTCCACCTCGGCGGGAGTCGCGACGGCGAAAGTGATGCGGCCGAGACCGTTCCGCTCCGCCTGGGTGAGCTGCAGCGCATGGTGGTGCTCACCGGTCCCCCGCAGCCAGGCGCCGTCCGTCCCCTGCTCGACCACGCGCAGCCCCCACACGTCCGAGTAGAACTCGGTGGATTCGACGCTGGCCTGCGTGCGCAGTTCGACGGAGCGC
It includes:
- a CDS encoding alpha/beta fold hydrolase, which encodes MTYVVESGSGPALLMLHGIGGSADSFAPQFDELPSSLRLLAWDAPGYGRSEDPGRPFDLDDYADAAADVIRDRCGDAGAHVLGMSWGGVIATRLAMRHPGLVRSLVLGSSTVGSGADGDAADRMRSRAATLEREGAEAFAADRAPRLLSGTADDELVAKATAIMAASIRLPGYGYAADSMAATDHTADLPKIDIPTLVLSGDEDSVTGIPASQVLAGGIPGAVFVTIRGAGHLANQERPDAFDAWVESFIHITERLRNHL
- a CDS encoding VOC family protein, which translates into the protein MNQPIARLRCLRSVELRTQASVESTEFYSDVWGLRVVEQGTDGAWLRGTGEHHHALQLTQAERNGLGRITFAVATPAEVDEAARRLELRGVPIVSGPGPVDDLGGGYGVSLVDPEGRIVELLADALAVPKLGRDDAVPVGVTHVVLNTVDIDAAVQFYCDVLGMRVSDWSEHQMAFLRCNTDHHSIAFNQAEWTSVNHVAYEMPTVDHFMRGIGRLRHHGTTPLWGPGKHGPGDNTFSYFADPAGLVCEYTSGIAQVDEDRWLCKVWRRVPELSDLWGTAGPPSKQVRDHMAGVPDPGAFERFDLGRAS